GCGCCGAAAACGGTCCGGTCCATGAGGAGGCTGTACGGGATGAACTTTACGGGTGCGCATCGCCATTCCCATAGGGCAAATAGGACGAGAAGCACAATGCCAGTGACGAGGAACGAAACGATCATGGGCGagcgccagcccagctccTGGCGCGAGTAGATGTTGAACGGCAGGAGAAACAGAGCCAGACCAatcgagagcagcagcacaccGACAAGATCGAACTCTTGCGCGTAGTGGACAAACGTCTGCGTTGGTCCCTGGCCGTGTTTCCTTTCGGGGATGAGGCCCCGCCGTTTGGCCTTGTGGTAGTTGTGCATGAACAGAAAGTACAgcggcagggcgacgacgggcgtgaCCACCGCAAAGGTGGCAAAGCCCCAGCGGAAGCCGGGGCCGTTGAGAAAGGCCTCGGAGATGGGCCCGGACAGCCACGCGGTGACCATGTATGGCGAGCTCGAAAAGGCAAAGACGAGGCCGCGGTTCCTCAGGGACGAggtgtcggcgacgaagatgcTGAGGCAGTAGTCGAGGCCGTTGAAGCCGACCCAGTAGAAgacctgcgcggcggcgtacgTCTCCACGTTTCGGcacgcggccatggcggcgaggccgagggtggtgaggacgacggcgagcaggtaCCCCTGGGGCCGGCcgaagacgtcgaggatcttggcgagggtgagcttgaagacgccgccgacgatcTGGCTCATGAGGGCGACGGTCGGGGTGAGCGAGTGCTGCTGGAAGGCCGAGGTGACCCAGGGCGTGAGGGCGCTGGTGGCGCCCTGCTGGGTCGTGTTGACGAAGTAGATGACCCAGATCATGGCGTAGGCGGCCACCAGCGCGGTCTGGGtccatgccgtcgtcgtggcctcgATGCTCTGCACGCCGGCCTGGAGGGGCGGcagctggccgtcgtcgagaaggcGGTCTTGTTGCTCATcatggtgttgttgttgttgtcgttgatgGCTGCTGTCACCATCGTAGgtgtcagcgccgccggacaCTTGTTGGCGCTGGGTACATGAAACGCGAGCCGCACTCTTATCAGACTCTGATGGGACGGTGGTGCCATAAGCCCGGCCGTCCGCCTTGGGCAAGATCGGGGCGGCTTCGTGGTGTCTCATGGTGACAGCGCGCGTCTGAGacctgccgtcgtcgtcgccgcggcggctgggggttgacggcggcgcgtccgtgTTGAAGATGTTGCAACCCTGGTtggccctgctgcggccACGAAGgatgcgcagcagcacaccCACTTGGTAGTCCCCCACGAGGATGAGTGCTACTCAGAGTACTACTGCATcacgcgtgcgtgcatgtCCTGTCCGCACTggtgggccggccggggggtGTCACTGTCGACATCGAGGGCTCGTCAGCCACCTCACCGCGCCGTTGTCGGAGCATAGGTGACCTTGGAGAGGGCAGACCGGAACGGCACCAGCAGGTCTTCTTCTGCTAGTACTAGCAGGGGGCTAGAGCCGGGTGGACGGGATtcgctgcggctgctggtcGGTGCACTACACTGACGAGGCGTTTACGTTGGTCCGGTCCTTATCAGATCAAAGGGGCGCCGGGATGAATGCAGGAGGCGTCTTGTTGGTCCGTGCGTATGTACGCCATTTCGGCAAAAGTTCGCTCCTCCCACCAACAAGGTTATTATGGTTATCAGATCCGCCGCCAGTTGCAGTACGTAACTCAGTACTAACagtgtacgaagtacacacgtgcagtgcagcagcgCACCACCCCAACAACTTACCCGACCGTTCCCTTCCGATTACTTCACGTGCCCCAAAGACATACACTCGAGGCGCCATCCATCAGCGCTTCAACAACCTTCTGCAGCGAACGGGGCCTGCTGCTACAGTTCTCCGCTTTGGGGGCGCACGACAGTTAAGCACAGCACATATGCTCTCCAGCATTAATGCGttcctcttttttttctccttcttTTTCGCCTTCTTTCGCGTAACACATCGGACGGTGAGCTTAATGCGTACGGTAGTATACGCACATCCAGTTTACTCCACAGCTGAGCGGCTCTGAAGGGCTGGCGCAACTCGCTCGCTTTCTCACTtccctgtctgtctgtctgcttAGGCGCGCGTTATTTTCTtttccccctccttctcttctcttctcccGGCTCCGTCCGTGAGGGAAATACGTACTTGGTTTTCTTCCTCCGGTCCAGGGTCGGCTTGCGCGGCGGATTTTTTTACAGCTTGTACCTGTACCTCGCTATCCGGCAGGCTTCATCCACGAACCCACCCCACTCTTGGAGAGATCCATCAGACCTTGGTAATTGATGCCAaggggtgggtgggcagggcagagcaggggagggggtgtgtgtgtcgtCGAGGGGGTGCGTCCGGCGAGTGAAAAACTTCCTTCGGCCGATGGATACTTCGTATAGTACCAAGTACGTGACAACGGCCGCGCGGTGCGTGGATTCCATCCGAGTTGCATCGCTCATATGCCTGACTCCGTCGGActtgcagcggcagcagcatccatgccatccagCGGCGTCTTTTTGTCGTCTCATCCGAGGTTCTCGATGCGGCCTTGCTTGCGTGCTTGCGCGCGCCCAGGACTCCCCACCCTCGATGCGTcgaagatggcggcgatcCTCTCCACCACCCCTCGCTGGCACACACCGCGCAGTTGTAGGTACGAGTAATAGAGCCAGACCAGGCCCTGGAACCTCCGGGCGTAGCTTCCtacgctggctggctggataCATaggtggtagtagtaggaAGTCCCGAGCCGCCACAGCATGAGGCCACAGCAAAGGCCCCCGGGCGAGGCTCCATGTCGTGTCgtgttggtggtgcctgtgctggcgctggtAGTAATAGTagagtagtagtagcagcagtacgGTAGCTTCGATGCTGTCACAACGGACCCCTCCTCGTCAACATTGCCATCTTCTTCTGTTCGACAACTCCGTTTCTCTTCCCACCAATTGTTTTGTTGGTGTTGTTATCGTTGCTGTTGGTGGTTTAGGTGTGTCGTGTCGTCCAACGCCTTTTAGCAGTGTCAGCATCAACGTTGCGTTGCGTCCGTACCGAGGGGAACACCTCGATCCTACAAAATGGCTGCCGCTCCCCTGGTGATCCAGCTGGCGTCTCTGTCCGCCGATGAGACCGTCCTCAAGCTGCCTCACCCGTACCTCACCGAGTACGTCCtcggcaagcaagccagtCGAGGCGAGCTTCCCCTTTACCAGCTTCGCGAaaagcccaccaccactgcgtcctcctcctcgtcctcctctcagaaacagcagcagcagcagcagcagcagcgacagctccccggcaagctcgacaaccccgccctcgccttctccGAGCCCGCGCACCTCAAGTCGAGCGAGCTCCCTCCCGCGTCCAACAACGGCGCCTGGGCCCGCGCCAGGCGATCGCCATGCTCGACCGTCGTCTGGGACGGTGCTgattcgtcgtcgccgccgccgtcgctggcgcagcTTTGGCTCCTCATCTACTTCCTCTTCAccgtccggccggccgaggagctgcttcgcctcgagctcaaggGCCGCGATGCCTCGACCCTGGCCCGGCAGCTGACGGACGTccttctcgccgtcgagcacccgctgccgccccgcgcggagaagaagaagagggcctCTTCGTCCACCGAGGCGAACGAgagtgtcgtcgtcgtggctctCCGGAGCACCTTTTGGCAAGGCGCCGGCTCGCCCTTTGGCCCGCGCCCCGTCTGGTGCCCCGACGAGTCGCCCAAGTCGCTGTCGGGAGGCCCGAACCCGCTGGCCTCGTACCCCCTCACGCCGCTGCACCacaccatcaccgtcgcctcggccggcgatCCGCAAGACCCCGAGCGCTGCCAGCAGTCGTGGCATCCCGTCCGGCCCGCGAAGCCAGCCCCGGGGGCCGTCGTGTACAGCCGCTGGATCCCTCATCTCAAGGAGACCTTCTCCATGGTCTCGCTCGACTGGGAGGACCCGGAGCACCTGAGGCTGTTCCACGAATGGCAAAACGACCCTCGCGTCTCCCAGGGGTGGAACGAGTCGGGCACCGTGGAGCACCATCGCCAATACTTGCGCAACATCCACGAGGATCCTCACCAGCTCGCCATCTTGGCCAAGTGGGACGACACCTACTTTGCTTACTTTGAGGTGTACTGGGCCAAGGTATGTGTGCggttttctctctctctctctctctctctctcttttcttcCCTCCTTGTCATGTTTCCCGCCTTTCTTTTTGCCTTGAGTGTTCCGTGCCTACcgggccggccagccaagccaagcaagcCAAGTCGCAGTGGACTCGAACTCTTTTGAGCTGACCGATGCGACGAACTGCAGGAGGATCGCCTGGGCGGCTActacgacgccgacgactttgaccgcggccgccactctctggtcggcgacgtgcgCTTCCGCGGGCCTCATCGCGTCTCTGCCTGGTGGAGCAGCCTCATGCACtacctcttcctcgacgacccgcgCACCatgcacgtcgtcggcgagcccaAGGACACCAACTCCACCGTCGTCATGTACGACCTCATCCACGGCTTCGGCCTCGACAAGTTCGTCGACCTGCCCCACAAGCGGAGCGCCTTTGTTCGCTGCCCCCGCGGCAGGTTTTTCCAGCTGTGCCCCCTGGCCGAGAACGAGAAGGCGGTCGGAGGCATGCGCATCGGCTTGGTGCCCAAACTGTAAGGGCCCGGGGAGGGACTGGAGGCAAGCAGCTGGGACAGGATGGGAGTTTTGTCTGTACAAgtctctgtgtgtgtgtgttcaTGTGTTTGTCGTTTTACACGGGGCCCGCGTTCAACAAGCATCCCGTCACAAGCAAATGAATGGGCTTGCTTCTACGCTACATACATGTTGTCGACGTACTCAAGTTTACAAAACGGTGATGCCTAGATTGGATCAAATTGGAAGCTCTATTGCCATTGAAGTCTCTTTATGCCCAGTCTCGTCTAAACTTTTCTGCACGTAGCTCCATACCAAGTAAAATATGAACAAggaatcccccccccccccccgcctcaGTGTCCAAACCACCGTTTACGTACGTACAAGCAGCCGCGAGACCGATACTAAATCCCATCATGGCGAGCTCCGCTCCAGTCACTCACAGCTTGGCAGTCTTTCCCCGCTGGCGCAGCATCTCGTCGCCAAGCTTGGCCATCTCAAATTTGCGCaccttgccgctgcccgtgagcggcacgtcggccggcacgccctcctcgccgagccaGAAGACGTGCGTGGGCGACTTGTGCTTGCCGAGCTGTGTGCGCACCcagtcgcgcagctcggcatcgctcggccgcgccccgTTGTCGCTCCGCTCCACGAAGgcgcccaccacctcgccgtAGTGCTTGTCCTTgagaccgacgacgatggcgcgcgaCACTGACGGGTGAGCCAtgaggcgctcctcgatTTCCAGAGGATAGATGTTCTCGCCACCTAATGCGCTATCAGACACATGCATTGAGCGCTCGTCGGGGTGCTTACCTCGGATGATTATGTCCTTGAAGCGGCCCGTGATGGTGCAGTATCCGTTCTCGTCAAACACCGCCTCATCCCCAGTGTGAAGCCAgagcacgcccgccgcgtcccgcACCATGACCTCGTTGGTCTTCTCCGAGTTGTTCCAGTAGCCAGCCTGCAGCTGGTAGCCAGCCATACAAAGCTCGCCCCTGGTGCCTATGGGCACAATGTTGCCGTCCCGGTCTACAATCTTGGCCTGTGCGTGCGGCATCACAGTGCCGACGGTCGTGAGTCTTgtgtccatggcgtcgtcggtgaaTGCGTTGAagcatgtcggcgacgcctccgTCAGGCCGTAACTGCTTGTGAACTCGGACATGCCAAAACGGTTCACCAGCAGCTCCATGAGATACCGTGGGACCGGGGCGCCCGCGATGATGCCCGTTCGCAGCCTATCGCAGCTGAAGCCGGGCGGGAGCTCCGCTTGGAAGAGTGAATCAAACATGGCCGGCACGCCGTGAACCGCCGTACAGCCCTCGTCGGAGATTGCCCGCAGCGTTGAGGGGATGTCAAAGACCTCGGCTGGGTAGACAATCTTGCCGCCATGGGTGACAATGGCCAGtaggccaaggacgaggccgaaaCAGTggaacagcggcggcgggcagcagagGATGTCCTCGGAGGTGAGGCGCATTCTATCGCCGATGAATCGCGAGTTGTTGACCAGATTGCTGAAGCCCTATCAGTCTTGAAATACCTCTAGTGCTAGATGCGCCCGGATTTTGTACATACTGATGCGTGAGCATGGCCGCTTTGGGCATGCCTGTCGTTCCGCTTGTGAACTGCAAGTTGACCACCTGGTGAGGTAGAACCCGTCTCATCGCCCGGTACAGCCGGTCGTGGTTCTTGCGACCGCTCGCCCGAGTAAGGTCGTCGTATGTCGTGTACCCGCTTGACTCGCCGCGTAGTATAAACACTTGGGGGCCTTTCCCTCCTTTCTTCTTTCCCCGTAGCTCATCCAGCAGCCTTGTGttgtcgagcttgccgaTGGTCTTGGTTGTGAAAAACACCTTGCAGTCGGAAAACTCGATGCCGTACATGGCCTCGGTGGGCGTGTACGTGTTATTCAGGAtgacgagcacggcgcctatcttggccacggcgaagaagacggccgcgTATTGCTCGCAGTTGCCTGCCATGATGCCAACGCgatcgccgacgccgatgcccatGTCGAGGAGGGCCTGGGCGAGCGAGGAACTTTGCTGGTTGAGGTCACTGTAGGTCCAGCGGGCCCCCGTCCAGGGGATGACGATGCACTCGTGCGTTCCATGCTGGTATGTCTGtagctcgaggagctcgccgagagTGAGATCGACAAGAGGAGGGTCGAGGGGGCCGTGAACCAGAGAAAGGCGCTCGGTCACAGGGACTGTGTTGTCCTCCTGGTGGCGGATGGACGATATCGCAGTCGGTTGAGTAGCCATGCTCGGGATGACGCACCGATTCTGGGCAAGGCCTGTCGGGAAGATATCTATTTACCTCTCGACGAGATGGTTCTGCGATCGGATGATCTGCTGTTGCAATTGTTTAAGCGCGGGTGATGTATCTGCAGAGCAAGTCCAAGCGAAAGAAAGGCTTAGGGTGAACCGACTGCCAATGGCTCCAAACTACGTAGCAGGTATGGGGGTCAGTGGTCCAGGATCGGCCCTGACGACAAGCAGCATGAGACTAGGCCCCTGATGCACGAGCTCGACTTATTTCCAGTCAGCTCTGTGCAAGGTACGTTGCCGCGCCGTAGGAGACCGTGGGGCCGCCGTATTGTACCGTTGCAAGTCAGACCAGGTCAACTTTCTGCAGGTCCCGCGAGCCCACGTAATGCTCAAGACCAGCAAGGTGTGAGTAGAGTAGCAGTACAGGCTCAGCGATGCCCTTGAGTGTACGAATCTAGGCGAGTTGGGAAGTGTATGGTACCATATGATGCAAGAGGCGAGCTTCGAAAGGTGACGATCATGCGTCGAGCAGCGTCCATCCTGCATCGAGTCGTTCAGCCGACCATTTTAGCCCCAGGCGATCTCGCCGGCCCAGACAAGACAGAGGGGTATGGGGTGGTATCCATTGCCATTGCCCTGGACTGTACGTCATAGAATACCCGAGCTATGCCGAGGGGTCCTTTCGGCAACTTCGCGACGGCCGTCGGAGTCCTACTGGGCGAGTCCCATAGCCCCATCTAATCTGATGATCAGATAAGATGAGTATGTCGTTACGTTTCGCCCACCTCGCAATTGGAATCAACGGGGGTATGAACCTCAACAGTCGCGGTCGCCTCTCCACTCCGGCCTCGGCTGCAGCATCCTGAAAGAGCACAGAGCACCAGGAAGGGAGAAATTTTTTTTTATCAGATTCAAAGAATATGCGCCGCAAAGtgggacggcgccgacaaggggGTCAGACGCAGACGCATCAGGCAGTGGGCACTCGGTACAAGTACATTGTACGTCACGGCGGCGTGAAGCTGCATACCTAGAGCGGGGTGGCTGTACGACTAGTTCTgcatgggcggcggagacgaccATCTTCGCGTCCAGGTCCGAGCAAGCAGCGGGTCTTCATCTTGAGGGGTCCGTCGAGAGTAGCTGCCACCAAGACGCAGAGGGCGTCTTCTGGTGCGGCAATTCTTCGACCCTTGAGGTCAACGGGTGCCCACTCCACAGCAGCAAAGCTGACTGTGAAGAAAAAtagcgggcggcgatggatcTCGGCAGTGACACCGGCTCGTCATGTTGGCTTTGAACGCGTGTGGAGTGCCTGCGAGGGGATTTGTCGAAGGCTCGGCACGTAAGTTGGCCGAAACCGCCTCGCCCAggcatgatgatgagcctTTGCGTGGGTTTGAGCGGACTGGCAGACGGACGTGGGAGGACGAGCGCATGGCAGTGAAGACTGGAGGGGAGAAGACGATAGGTGATGGAGTTGAGGGGCTCCCATGAGGGGCACAGAGTTACAgtggaggagctcgaggggCAGCCAAGGCAGCGTAGCGCAACGAAGCACGGCAGGAGTGGGAGGGTGGTTCCTGCGCGCAACTCTGtgtgctgtactgtacgaCTGTACTGTATTGTATGCATGTGCGTCATTCGCACCTGCCGATTGCTCAGGCCCGGATAATCTACAGTCGTGACTTGGTGGGTTACTTCGGTGAGTttagtaggtacgtagtgcagtgcagtgcagtaaGCATCCATTTACTCTGTCTTTCGTACTTGGGTACCTGTTTCTGAGATACCTTCTCCATCGCATCCATCGCCCCCCTCGAGTCTCCGACAACACCTGGTCCCTGTCCGGTCGGAACAACATACTGTCAAGGTTTTCATTTACATCCCTTGCACCCGCCCTCGGTCGGGTATTTCGtcccccgccaccgcccgcaaacgcccgcccaccgaccgcggcctcggcctcgacctcatcgtcgactGGCCTCGCTCGGAAGAGTTATCAGATCCGCGACCCCGCCCCAGCGTCACACGCAACGGACCCGCCCAACCCTTGCAAGCGCTGGCGCACTCCACATCGTTCCACGCCATCTTGCGCGCTCGCATTATCTGATCCAGGAACTCCAATGTCCCTTCATTGTATCCTCCGGTCGCTATGATCTGATTCGCTTACGACCCCCCTTCGTGCCCGCCCATGTGCCCCTCGTTGCTACACACACACCATGACCTGGGTGGGCATGGAGGGGTCCTCTTTCATCATGCCCCGGCCTGGGTAAGGCCGAGAGGATGGCTCTGCGGAAGCTCAAGTGCGCGATGCGGGAGGATGGATGCAGGCCAGACGCAATGGATAGAAGTTGCCCACTGAGACGCGTGCTTCCAGGTCGGTCCACGCCTCGATTCACTTCACGTACGGCAAGAcactagcagcagcagcgcgactcgtcgatgagcgaGGAATACATGCCATCCGTTCGACCTTTGGCTTAgatcggcggcggggacagTTTGCCTGCAACATTTCTCCAGATGCCTTCCGTCGATGAACCAGCCGATGCTGGCATCGATGACCAGCGCAAATCTACCGTTCATATTCCAGAGTCGGACGCTCAACCTCTGGAACAGCAAAACGGAGCGGCATACCCCGTCGGAGATGACTTGGAAACAATATGGAGATGGAACGAGGTCGTACCACCCCGGATGTCGA
Above is a genomic segment from Purpureocillium takamizusanense chromosome 2, complete sequence containing:
- the MFS2 gene encoding MFS siderochrome iron transporter 1 (TransMembrane:14 (i91-111o131-153i165-182o194-212i221-239o251-273i308-327o339-357i377-394o414-435i444-463o469-490i502-531o584-603i)~COG:U~EggNog:ENOG503NW0J~antiSMASH:Cluster_2.6~SMCOG1005:Drug resistance transporter~SMCOG1005: EmrB/QacA) yields the protein MRHHEAAPILPKADGRAYGTTVPSESDKSAARVSCTQRQQVSGGADTYDGDSSHQRQQQQHHDEQQDRLLDDGQLPPLQAGVQSIEATTTAWTQTALVAAYAMIWVIYFVNTTQQGATSALTPWVTSAFQQHSLTPTVALMSQIVGGVFKLTLAKILDVFGRPQGYLLAVVLTTLGLAAMAACRNVETYAAAQVFYWVGFNGLDYCLSIFVADTSSLRNRGLVFAFSSSPYMVTAWLSGPISEAFLNGPGFRWGFATFAVVTPVVALPLYFLFMHNYHKAKRRGLIPERKHGQGPTQTFVHYAQEFDLVGVLLLSIGLALFLLPFNIYSRQELGWRSPMIVSFLVTGIVLLVLFALWEWRCAPVKFIPYSLLMDRTVFGACILACVSFTSYYIWDSYFNSFLQVVNGLSVTQASYVGQVYSVGTCLWALVVGLLIRKTGRFKWLALYVGVPLLIVGVGLMIRFRQPNVHVGWLVMCQALIAVAGGTIVICEQTAVMAAAASHQFVAVVLAVESMFAALGAAIGLTVAAAIWQAVFPRKLREYLPASELGNLDKIYGRLDVQLSYPVGSPARIAIQRAYGDGQRMMLLGGTSVLIIALVAVAMWRDINVKSMKQVRGNVI
- the SAT14 gene encoding Putative O-acetyltransferase sat14 (COG:J~antiSMASH:Cluster_2.6~SMCOG1203:putative siderophore biosynthesis protein~EggNog:ENOG503NVNI), yielding MAAAPLVIQLASLSADETVLKLPHPYLTEYVLGKQASRGELPLYQLREKPTTTASSSSSSSQKQQQQQQQQRQLPGKLDNPALAFSEPAHLKSSELPPASNNGAWARARRSPCSTVVWDGADSSSPPPSLAQLWLLIYFLFTVRPAEELLRLELKGRDASTLARQLTDVLLAVEHPLPPRAEKKKRASSSTEANESVVVVALRSTFWQGAGSPFGPRPVWCPDESPKSLSGGPNPLASYPLTPLHHTITVASAGDPQDPERCQQSWHPVRPAKPAPGAVVYSRWIPHLKETFSMVSLDWEDPEHLRLFHEWQNDPRVSQGWNESGTVEHHRQYLRNIHEDPHQLAILAKWDDTYFAYFEVYWAKEDRLGGYYDADDFDRGRHSLVGDVRFRGPHRVSAWWSSLMHYLFLDDPRTMHVVGEPKDTNSTVVMYDLIHGFGLDKFVDLPHKRSAFVRCPRGRFFQLCPLAENEKAVGGMRIGLVPKL
- a CDS encoding putative NRPS-like protein biosynthetic cluster (EggNog:ENOG503NUND~antiSMASH:Cluster_2.6~COG:I~SMCOG1002:AMP-dependent synthetase and ligase) produces the protein MATQPTAISSIRHQEDNTVPVTERLSLVHGPLDPPLVDLTLGELLELQTYQHGTHECIVIPWTGARWTYSDLNQQSSSLAQALLDMGIGVGDRVGIMAGNCEQYAAVFFAVAKIGAVLVILNNTYTPTEAMYGIEFSDCKVFFTTKTIGKLDNTRLLDELRGKKKGGKGPQVFILRGESSGYTTYDDLTRASGRKNHDRLYRAMRRVLPHQVVNLQFTSGTTGMPKAAMLTHHNLVNNSRFIGDRMRLTSEDILCCPPPLFHCFGLVLGLLAIVTHGGKIVYPAEVFDIPSTLRAISDEGCTAVHGVPAMFDSLFQAELPPGFSCDRLRTGIIAGAPVPRYLMELLVNRFGMSEFTSSYGLTEASPTCFNAFTDDAMDTRLTTVGTVMPHAQAKIVDRDGNIVPIGTRGELCMAGYQLQAGYWNNSEKTNEVMVRDAAGVLWLHTGDEAVFDENGYCTITGRFKDIIIRGGENIYPLEIEERLMAHPSVSRAIVVGLKDKHYGEVVGAFVERSDNGARPSDAELRDWVRTQLGKHKSPTHVFWLGEEGVPADVPLTGSGKVRKFEMAKLGDEMLRQRGKTAKL